One segment of Streptomyces sp. YIM 121038 DNA contains the following:
- the ribD gene encoding bifunctional diaminohydroxyphosphoribosylaminopyrimidine deaminase/5-amino-6-(5-phosphoribosylamino)uracil reductase RibD: MATQAEAAAMRHALALAVRGLGFTSPNPVVGCVIIDAAGRTVGEGYHQRAGGPHAEVHALRAAGDRARGATAVVTLEPCNHTGRTGPCAQALVDAGITRVVYAVGDPNPQATGGAATLRAAGVDVEAGLLTAEGEAANAAWLTSVRRGRPHVTWKYAATLDGRTAAADGTSRWLTSAASRADVHRLRAECDAVVVGAGTQRADDPHLAVRGIEGARQPLRVVVDTHGTAVRPGARVLDDAAPTLIAMADDTDAARHPSGADTVRLPRAAGGLDVTALLAALHARDVRSVLLEGGATLAGAFVAAGAVDRVIGYLAPALLGAGPAALTGGGITTVTEALRLDMSEAVRIGPDLRITATPAPKER; this comes from the coding sequence GTGGCCACCCAGGCCGAAGCAGCCGCCATGCGGCACGCGCTCGCACTCGCCGTGCGCGGACTCGGCTTCACCAGCCCCAACCCGGTCGTCGGCTGCGTCATCATCGACGCCGCGGGCCGCACCGTCGGCGAGGGCTACCACCAGCGCGCGGGCGGACCGCACGCCGAGGTCCACGCCCTGCGCGCGGCAGGCGACCGGGCCCGCGGCGCCACCGCGGTCGTCACCCTCGAACCCTGTAACCACACCGGCCGCACCGGCCCCTGCGCCCAGGCCCTCGTCGACGCCGGGATCACCCGCGTCGTCTACGCCGTCGGCGACCCGAACCCGCAGGCCACCGGCGGCGCCGCCACCCTGCGCGCGGCCGGCGTGGACGTCGAGGCGGGCCTGCTCACCGCCGAGGGCGAGGCGGCCAACGCCGCCTGGCTCACCTCCGTGCGCCGCGGCCGCCCCCACGTCACCTGGAAGTACGCCGCCACGCTCGACGGCCGCACCGCCGCCGCCGACGGCACCAGCCGCTGGCTCACCTCCGCCGCGTCCCGCGCCGACGTGCACCGGCTGCGCGCCGAGTGCGACGCCGTCGTGGTCGGCGCGGGCACCCAGCGCGCCGACGACCCGCACCTCGCCGTCCGCGGCATCGAGGGCGCCCGGCAGCCGCTGCGGGTCGTCGTCGACACCCACGGCACCGCCGTCCGCCCCGGCGCCCGCGTCCTGGACGACGCGGCCCCCACCCTGATCGCGATGGCCGACGACACCGACGCCGCGCGCCACCCGTCCGGCGCCGACACGGTGCGCCTGCCGCGCGCCGCGGGCGGCCTGGACGTCACGGCGCTGCTCGCCGCGCTGCACGCCCGCGACGTGCGCTCCGTCCTGCTCGAAGGCGGCGCGACGCTCGCGGGCGCCTTCGTCGCCGCGGGCGCCGTCGACCGCGTCATCGGCTATCTCGCGCCCGCCCTGCTCGGCGCGGGCCCCGCCGCCCTCACCGGCGGCGGAATCACCACCGTCACCGAAGCGTTGCGGCTCGACATGAGCGAGGCCGTCCGCATCGGACCCGATCTGCGGATCACCGCCACCCCCGCACCGAAGGAGCGCTGA
- a CDS encoding chitinase C-terminal domain-containing protein, translating to MPTPTRARTTLLATGAAVAGLLLSTLAATTSQAADPVANESCRPDGLYKTPGVDVPYCSVYDADGREKMGADHQRRVIGYFTGWRTGKNGEPAYLASDIPWNKVTHLNYAFAHVDKDNKISVGSDGEKNAATGMTWPGVAGAEMDPGFSYKGHFNLLNKFKKKHPNVKTLVSVGGWAETGGYFGDDGKRVNSGGFYSMATNADGSVNQAGINTFAESTVDFIRKYGFNGVDIDYEYPTTMKDAGNPLDWQLANGRRAGLVKGYAVLMKTLREKLDRAGATDGRHYLLTVAAPSSGYLLRGMETFQVQKYLDYVNIMSYDLHGAWNEHVGPNASLYDDGKDSELAAAGVYGSQQYGGIGYLNTDWAYHYFRGSMPAGRINIGLPYYTRGFKNVQGGTDGLWGKAATTNCPAGSGLTKCGDGAVGIDNLWHDKDDNGKESPAGSNPMWHAKNLEKGVVGDYVTKYGFPADTKLTGTYARKYDAKLVAPWLWNADKKVFLSTEDEQSVKAKADYVVDKGIGGTMVWELAGDYAYNAAKGQYEIGDTLTTTMYDAFKSAAPYGAKVAGKDLPAKAVDIGVEFGDFKLGDSNYPITPKLKITNNTKTTLPGGTEFQFDYSTSAPANASDQSGFGTKVISTGHTGNNVGGLKGDFHRVSLKLPAWQTLAPGASVDLSFNYYLPVSTPSNWTVNIGGTTYALAGDLARGTTVVEPGTGPGPTDPPGPTDPPGKCTPPAWSATSEYGSGTTVSHKSHTWKAKWWTKGEEPGTTGQWGVWQDLGAC from the coding sequence GTGCCCACCCCCACTCGCGCGAGAACCACGCTCCTGGCCACCGGCGCCGCCGTCGCCGGTCTGCTCCTGAGCACGCTCGCCGCGACGACGTCCCAGGCCGCGGACCCCGTGGCCAACGAGTCGTGCAGACCCGACGGCCTCTACAAGACCCCCGGCGTCGACGTCCCCTACTGTTCCGTCTACGACGCCGACGGCCGCGAGAAGATGGGCGCCGACCACCAGCGCCGCGTGATCGGCTACTTCACCGGGTGGCGCACCGGCAAGAACGGCGAGCCCGCCTATCTCGCCTCCGACATCCCCTGGAACAAGGTCACCCACCTCAACTACGCCTTCGCGCACGTCGACAAGGACAACAAGATCTCCGTCGGCTCCGACGGCGAGAAGAACGCCGCCACCGGCATGACGTGGCCGGGCGTCGCGGGCGCCGAGATGGACCCCGGGTTCTCCTACAAGGGCCACTTCAACCTCCTGAACAAGTTCAAGAAGAAGCACCCGAACGTCAAGACCCTGGTCTCCGTGGGCGGTTGGGCCGAGACCGGCGGCTACTTCGGCGACGACGGCAAGCGCGTGAACTCCGGCGGCTTCTACTCGATGGCCACCAACGCCGACGGCTCGGTGAACCAGGCGGGCATCAACACCTTCGCCGAGTCGACCGTCGACTTCATCCGGAAGTACGGCTTCAACGGCGTCGACATCGACTACGAGTACCCGACGACGATGAAGGACGCGGGCAACCCGCTCGACTGGCAGCTCGCCAACGGCCGCCGCGCGGGCCTGGTCAAGGGCTACGCGGTGCTGATGAAGACGCTGCGCGAGAAGCTCGACCGCGCCGGGGCCACCGACGGCAGGCACTATCTGCTGACGGTCGCCGCGCCCTCCTCGGGCTATCTGCTGCGCGGCATGGAGACCTTCCAGGTCCAGAAGTACCTGGACTACGTCAACATCATGTCCTACGACCTGCACGGCGCCTGGAACGAGCACGTCGGTCCGAACGCCTCGCTCTACGACGACGGCAAGGACAGCGAGCTGGCCGCGGCGGGCGTGTACGGCAGCCAGCAGTACGGCGGCATCGGCTACCTCAACACCGACTGGGCGTACCACTACTTCCGCGGCTCGATGCCCGCCGGGCGCATCAACATCGGCCTGCCGTACTACACGCGCGGCTTCAAGAACGTGCAGGGCGGCACGGACGGCCTGTGGGGCAAGGCGGCCACGACGAACTGCCCGGCCGGCTCCGGGCTCACCAAGTGCGGTGACGGCGCGGTCGGCATCGACAACCTGTGGCACGACAAGGACGACAACGGCAAGGAGTCCCCGGCCGGGTCGAACCCGATGTGGCACGCCAAGAACCTGGAGAAGGGCGTCGTCGGGGACTACGTGACCAAGTACGGCTTCCCCGCCGACACCAAGCTCACCGGCACCTACGCCCGCAAGTACGACGCGAAGCTGGTCGCGCCCTGGCTGTGGAACGCCGACAAGAAGGTGTTCCTGTCCACCGAGGACGAGCAGTCCGTGAAGGCCAAGGCCGACTACGTGGTCGACAAGGGCATCGGCGGCACGATGGTGTGGGAGCTCGCGGGCGACTACGCGTACAACGCCGCCAAGGGCCAGTACGAGATCGGCGACACGCTCACCACGACGATGTACGACGCGTTCAAGTCGGCGGCCCCCTACGGCGCGAAGGTCGCGGGCAAGGACCTGCCCGCCAAGGCCGTGGACATCGGCGTGGAGTTCGGCGACTTCAAGCTCGGCGACTCCAACTACCCGATCACGCCCAAGCTGAAGATCACCAACAACACGAAGACGACGCTGCCCGGCGGCACGGAGTTCCAGTTCGACTACTCCACCTCGGCCCCCGCCAACGCCTCCGACCAGTCCGGCTTCGGCACGAAGGTGATCAGCACCGGCCACACCGGGAACAACGTGGGCGGCCTGAAGGGCGACTTCCACCGCGTCTCGCTGAAGCTGCCCGCCTGGCAGACCCTGGCGCCCGGCGCGTCCGTGGACCTGTCGTTCAACTACTACCTGCCGGTGTCGACGCCGTCGAACTGGACCGTGAACATCGGCGGTACGACCTACGCGCTCGCCGGTGACCTGGCGCGCGGCACGACGGTGGTGGAGCCCGGCACGGGCCCGGGCCCGACGGACCCGCCCGGGCCGACGGACCCGCCCGGCAAGTGCACCCCGCCCGCGTGGAGCGCGACGTCGGAGTACGGCTCCGGGACCACCGTGTCCCACAAGTCGCACACCTGGAAGGCCAAGTGGTGGACGAAGGGCGAGGAGCCCGGCACCACCGGCCAGTGGGGCGTCTGGCAGGACCTGGGAGCCTGCTGA
- a CDS encoding ROK family transcriptional regulator: protein MPASPSTARAINDRLALRLLQSEGPLTAGQLKQLTGLSRPSVADLVERLRDSGLIAVVGEAGERRRGPNARLYGIVADRAQLAALDVRTESVTVVVADLLGAPLAEASLPMDDGTSTGPAVERAVALVERTAATAGATRLHTVGVGAPGLIDPATGDLRDSAGLPAWHRSLVAALTERLPARVLVENETNLAARAEQRDGAAHDRDTFVLLWLGAGTGAAVVLDGALRRGASGGTGEIGFLPVPGTGGLPSATACDGGFHTLAGSGAVADLAADHGLKAEPEPGELPAAALVRHAVETGHAAFLTALADRVAIGAASVAAVLDPGCVVLGGELGRAGGAALADRVARRVAAMSPLRTEVRASALGGAAVLRGALLTARDAAQDELFTTGA, encoded by the coding sequence ATGCCCGCATCACCGAGCACCGCTCGGGCCATCAACGACCGGCTCGCGCTGCGCCTCCTGCAAAGCGAAGGCCCCTTGACGGCAGGGCAGCTGAAGCAGCTCACCGGGTTGTCCCGGCCCTCCGTCGCCGACCTCGTGGAGCGGCTGCGCGACTCCGGCCTGATCGCGGTCGTCGGGGAGGCGGGCGAGCGGCGCCGGGGCCCGAACGCGCGCCTGTACGGCATCGTCGCCGACCGCGCCCAGCTGGCCGCGCTCGACGTCCGCACCGAGAGCGTCACCGTCGTCGTCGCCGATCTGCTCGGCGCCCCGCTCGCCGAGGCCTCGCTCCCCATGGACGACGGCACGTCCACCGGGCCCGCCGTCGAGCGGGCCGTCGCCCTCGTCGAGCGCACCGCGGCCACGGCCGGGGCCACCCGGCTGCACACCGTCGGCGTGGGCGCCCCGGGCCTGATCGACCCGGCGACCGGCGACCTGCGCGACTCGGCGGGCCTGCCCGCCTGGCACCGCAGCCTGGTGGCGGCCCTGACGGAGCGGCTCCCCGCGCGCGTCCTGGTGGAGAACGAGACCAACCTCGCCGCCCGCGCCGAGCAGCGCGACGGCGCCGCGCACGACCGCGACACCTTCGTGCTCCTGTGGCTCGGCGCGGGCACGGGCGCGGCCGTCGTCCTGGACGGGGCGCTGCGCAGGGGCGCGTCCGGCGGCACCGGGGAGATCGGCTTCCTGCCGGTGCCCGGCACCGGCGGGCTGCCCTCGGCGACGGCCTGCGACGGCGGCTTCCACACGCTCGCCGGGTCCGGGGCGGTGGCGGACCTGGCGGCGGACCACGGTCTGAAGGCGGAGCCGGAGCCGGGCGAACTGCCCGCGGCCGCGCTCGTGCGGCACGCCGTGGAGACGGGCCACGCGGCGTTCCTGACCGCGCTCGCCGACCGCGTGGCCATCGGCGCCGCGTCCGTCGCGGCCGTCCTCGACCCGGGCTGCGTGGTGCTCGGCGGGGAGTTGGGGCGGGCGGGCGGCGCGGCGCTCGCCGACCGCGTCGCACGGCGCGTGGCGGCGATGTCACCGCTGCGCACGGAGGTCAGGGCGAGCGCCCTGGGCGGCGCCGCGGTGCTGCGCGGCGCGCTGCTCACCGCCCGGGACGCCGCGCAGGACGAGCTGTTCACGACCGGGGCGTGA
- a CDS encoding MFS transporter, whose protein sequence is MSEGQAQVVYSKSQLSRARLAVAVIFCVHGSVAGSFATRVPWIQDHADVSAGMLGLALAFPAIGASLAMPLAGWLSHRFGVRTALRALLALWTLALTLPALAPNLPTLCAALFVYGATSGMADVAMNALGVEIETRMEKSIMSGLHGMWSVGALIGSAGGTVAAHLGADARVHHALAAAVLTAAGLIACQGVLELGAAPDDDPPPRFARPPKSALLIGAVGFCAVFAEGASLDWSAVYLKDVLDSSAGLAAACTTGFTLTMAIARLVGDKVVDRYGSVRTVRVGGLLAAVGGLCVVTAPHAALAMAGFALMGLGIAVVVPLAFAAAGRSGPNPSQAIAGVATITYTSSLIAPSAIGTLADATSLVASFALVTVLACGLMVFAGVLRTAGRAPVQTPAPQTEAVDRKG, encoded by the coding sequence ATGAGTGAGGGGCAGGCCCAAGTGGTGTACAGCAAGAGCCAGTTGAGCCGGGCGCGGCTCGCGGTCGCGGTCATCTTCTGCGTGCACGGCTCGGTCGCCGGGTCGTTCGCGACCCGGGTGCCGTGGATCCAGGACCACGCGGACGTCAGCGCGGGCATGCTCGGCCTCGCGCTGGCCTTCCCGGCGATCGGCGCGTCCCTCGCGATGCCCCTCGCGGGCTGGCTGAGCCATCGCTTCGGCGTGCGGACGGCGCTGCGCGCGCTGCTCGCGCTGTGGACGCTCGCGCTCACGCTCCCCGCGCTCGCGCCGAACCTGCCCACGCTGTGCGCGGCGCTCTTCGTGTACGGCGCGACGTCGGGCATGGCGGACGTCGCGATGAACGCGCTCGGCGTCGAGATCGAGACCCGCATGGAGAAGTCCATCATGTCGGGCCTGCACGGCATGTGGAGCGTCGGCGCCCTGATCGGCTCGGCGGGCGGCACGGTCGCGGCGCACCTGGGCGCGGACGCCCGGGTGCACCACGCGCTCGCGGCGGCCGTGCTCACCGCGGCCGGTCTGATCGCCTGTCAGGGCGTGCTCGAACTGGGCGCGGCCCCGGACGACGACCCGCCGCCGCGCTTCGCCCGGCCGCCGAAGTCGGCGCTGCTCATCGGCGCGGTCGGGTTCTGCGCGGTGTTCGCCGAGGGCGCCAGCCTGGACTGGTCGGCGGTGTACCTGAAGGACGTGCTCGACTCGTCGGCCGGTCTGGCCGCCGCGTGCACGACCGGCTTCACGCTGACGATGGCCATCGCCCGACTCGTGGGCGACAAGGTGGTCGACCGGTACGGCTCGGTGCGCACGGTGCGGGTCGGCGGGCTGCTCGCCGCGGTCGGCGGGCTGTGCGTGGTGACGGCGCCGCACGCGGCCCTCGCCATGGCCGGCTTCGCGCTGATGGGCCTCGGCATCGCCGTCGTCGTGCCGCTGGCCTTCGCCGCGGCCGGGCGCAGCGGCCCCAACCCCAGCCAGGCCATCGCGGGCGTCGCCACCATCACCTACACCTCCAGCCTGATCGCGCCGTCGGCGATCGGCACGCTCGCCGACGCGACGAGCCTGGTCGCCTCCTTCGCCCTGGTCACCGTGCTCGCGTGCGGGCTCATGGTGTTCGCCGGGGTGCTGCGCACGGCCGGGCGGGCGCCCGTGCAGACCCCCGCCCCGCAGACCGAGGCGGTGGACCGCAAGGGCTGA
- a CDS encoding alginate lyase family protein: MTVRSSTARSCIGALLAAVVLAAVSLAAPATAAPPARPAALAPAVPDTVVLDGHRLAETKRRLDRGDPRLRRALRDLTARADRWLGQGPWTVVDKPRPAPGGDPHDYLSQAPYWWPTGPRTPENPWGCPYEQRDGERNPEVDTGTDRRDAENVFDSSYELSLAWYYTGERAYAEHAATVLRTWFLDPATRMNPRLDHGQFIPCKYDGRAIGIIDFSQSYTSVLDAQAILAAGAPGWTRADRARTTAWNKDFRDWLVHSDFGRQEGAAKNNHGTFYDLQIAALARATGDDALARRTVRDARARRVDPQIAADGSQPQELARTRSWHYSTFDLVAYARLADIGRHVGVDLWAHRGPAGQSLGGAVRYLLPAATGERPWPHPELDFRRYAAADVVHAAADAGDRAARAAVPKLQAPPGGDLWELRPAAEQLDSITG; this comes from the coding sequence ATGACAGTCCGCTCCTCGACAGCCCGCTCCTGCATAGGCGCCCTGCTGGCGGCGGTGGTCCTCGCCGCAGTGTCGCTGGCCGCCCCCGCCACGGCGGCGCCGCCCGCCCGTCCCGCCGCCCTCGCCCCCGCCGTCCCCGACACCGTCGTCCTCGACGGCCACCGGCTCGCCGAGACCAAGCGCCGCCTCGACCGGGGCGACCCGCGGCTGCGCCGCGCCCTGCGGGACCTCACGGCCCGCGCGGACCGCTGGCTGGGCCAGGGCCCCTGGACCGTCGTCGACAAGCCGAGGCCCGCGCCCGGCGGCGACCCGCACGACTATCTGAGCCAGGCCCCCTACTGGTGGCCGACCGGGCCGAGGACCCCCGAGAACCCCTGGGGCTGCCCGTACGAGCAGCGCGACGGCGAGCGCAACCCCGAGGTCGACACCGGCACCGACCGCCGGGACGCGGAGAACGTCTTCGACTCCAGTTACGAGCTGTCCCTCGCCTGGTACTACACGGGCGAGCGCGCGTACGCCGAGCACGCCGCGACCGTCCTGCGCACCTGGTTCCTCGACCCGGCGACCCGGATGAACCCGCGCCTCGACCACGGCCAGTTCATCCCCTGCAAGTACGACGGCCGGGCCATCGGCATCATCGACTTCTCGCAGTCGTACACGAGCGTCCTGGACGCCCAGGCGATCCTCGCCGCCGGTGCCCCCGGCTGGACCCGGGCCGACCGGGCGCGGACGACGGCCTGGAACAAGGACTTCCGCGACTGGCTGGTGCACAGCGACTTCGGCAGGCAGGAAGGCGCCGCGAAGAACAACCACGGCACCTTCTACGACCTGCAAATCGCCGCCCTCGCCCGGGCCACCGGAGACGACGCCCTCGCGCGCAGGACCGTCCGCGACGCGCGCGCCCGGCGCGTCGACCCGCAGATCGCCGCCGACGGCAGCCAGCCGCAGGAGCTCGCCCGCACCCGCAGCTGGCACTACTCGACCTTCGACCTGGTCGCCTACGCGCGCCTCGCCGACATCGGCCGCCACGTGGGCGTGGACCTCTGGGCCCACCGGGGCCCCGCCGGGCAGAGCCTGGGCGGGGCCGTCCGCTATCTGCTGCCCGCCGCCACCGGCGAGCGGCCGTGGCCGCACCCCGAGCTGGACTTCCGCCGGTACGCGGCGGCCGACGTCGTGCACGCGGCCGCCGACGCCGGTGACCGGGCGGCGCGGGCCGCGGTGCCGAAGCTCCAGGCCCCGCCCGGCGGCGACCTGTGGGAGCTGCGGCCCGCGGCGGAGCAGCTGGACTCCATCACCGGGTGA
- a CDS encoding solute carrier family 23 protein, translating to MDLGVRWRLHGDGRTPAPGAVVRPDERLSWPRTFGLGAQHVVAMFGASFVAPVLMGLDPNLAIMMSGVATVIFLLATRGRVPSYLGCSLSFVGVAAVIRAQGGSSATVTGAVFVVGAALFVVGLAVQRFGARIIHAAMPPIVTGAVVMLIGFNLAPVTASTYWPQDQWTALCVMLFTGLAVVCLRGFWSRVAIFLGLLFGYALSWALDTVFGKIHSADGSGKVTDHWRLDLSAVGNADWIGLPTFHGPSFEWSAILVALPVVIALVAENAGHVKAVGEMTGDSLDDKLGTAISADGAASMLSTAVGGPPNTTYSENIGVMAATRVYSTAAYWAAAAFALLFGLCPKFGAVVAAIPGGVLGGITVILYGMIGLLGAQIWINADVDLRNPLNLVPAAAGIIIGVGNVSLKFTDTFSLSGIALGTIVVITGYHVLRAFAPAHLKSQEPLLDSGTSSYDEQEPDGRGTGGSPGQPRAKS from the coding sequence ATGGATCTCGGCGTGCGCTGGCGGCTGCACGGCGACGGGCGCACCCCCGCGCCCGGGGCCGTCGTCCGACCCGACGAACGGCTCTCGTGGCCCCGGACGTTCGGGCTCGGCGCCCAGCACGTGGTGGCGATGTTCGGGGCGTCGTTCGTCGCCCCGGTCCTCATGGGCCTCGACCCGAACCTCGCGATCATGATGTCGGGCGTCGCGACCGTCATCTTCCTGCTCGCCACGCGCGGCCGGGTGCCCAGCTACCTCGGCTGCTCGCTGTCCTTCGTGGGCGTGGCGGCCGTGATCCGCGCCCAGGGCGGCTCCAGCGCCACGGTGACGGGCGCGGTGTTCGTGGTGGGCGCGGCGCTGTTCGTGGTGGGGCTCGCCGTACAGCGGTTCGGCGCGCGGATCATCCACGCGGCGATGCCGCCGATCGTCACCGGCGCGGTCGTCATGCTGATCGGCTTCAACCTCGCCCCGGTGACGGCCTCGACCTACTGGCCGCAGGACCAGTGGACGGCCCTGTGCGTCATGCTGTTCACCGGATTGGCCGTGGTGTGCCTGCGGGGTTTCTGGTCCCGGGTCGCGATCTTCCTCGGTCTGCTCTTCGGCTACGCGCTGTCCTGGGCCCTCGACACGGTCTTCGGCAAGATCCACTCGGCGGACGGCTCCGGCAAGGTCACCGACCACTGGCGCCTGGACCTGTCGGCGGTCGGCAACGCGGACTGGATCGGCCTGCCCACCTTCCACGGCCCGAGCTTCGAGTGGTCGGCGATCCTCGTCGCGCTGCCCGTCGTGATCGCCCTGGTCGCCGAGAACGCCGGCCACGTCAAGGCGGTCGGCGAGATGACCGGCGACTCCCTCGACGACAAGCTCGGCACCGCGATCTCCGCGGACGGCGCGGCGTCCATGCTGTCCACGGCGGTCGGCGGCCCGCCCAACACCACGTACTCCGAGAACATCGGCGTGATGGCCGCGACCCGCGTCTACTCCACGGCCGCGTACTGGGCGGCCGCCGCCTTCGCGCTGCTCTTCGGCCTGTGCCCCAAGTTCGGCGCGGTCGTCGCCGCGATCCCCGGCGGGGTGCTCGGCGGCATCACCGTCATCCTGTACGGCATGATCGGCCTGCTCGGCGCCCAGATCTGGATCAACGCCGACGTCGACCTGCGCAATCCGCTGAACCTGGTCCCGGCCGCCGCGGGCATCATCATCGGCGTCGGCAACGTCTCGCTGAAGTTCACCGACACCTTCTCCCTCAGCGGCATCGCCCTCGGCACCATCGTGGTGATCACCGGCTACCACGTGCTGCGCGCCTTCGCCCCCGCCCACCTCAAGTCCCAGGAGCCGCTGCTCGACTCGGGGACGTCGTCGTACGACGAGCAGGAGCCGGACGGGCGGGGCACCGGCGGCTCCCCCGGTCAGCCGCGCGCCAAGTCGTAG
- a CDS encoding glycoside hydrolase family 6 protein: MTATAALVVAATGVLAGAVTVAGNDGPGRTEAVEGPRSGPAPPGHAGSARPSRPGGDAAAGAGELYRAEDAQVVAWVRAHRDDPRSPLIASRIAARPAAVWFTDPRPWAVTAQVRAVTERAGDRVPVLVAYAIPNRDCGGPSRGGVPRLAAYARWIERFAAGLGSRAAVVILEPDAVALADCLSPGERSRRFAALARAGAVLKRANPAARVYYDGGHSGWHRPERQAAALRRAGAASPASSDGVFTNVSNFHRTAAEVAYARRVLTALGGPRGLGAVIDTSRNGNGAPADGRWCDPAGRRVGRPPTLRTGAARIDAYLWVKLPGESDGCRGRPGTFSPGYAYDLARG, from the coding sequence ATCACGGCGACGGCGGCCCTGGTGGTGGCGGCCACCGGGGTGCTGGCCGGGGCGGTGACCGTGGCCGGGAACGACGGGCCGGGCCGGACCGAGGCCGTGGAGGGGCCGCGGTCGGGTCCGGCGCCGCCCGGGCACGCGGGGTCGGCGCGGCCGTCGCGGCCGGGAGGGGACGCGGCGGCCGGTGCCGGAGAGCTGTACCGGGCCGAGGACGCGCAGGTCGTCGCGTGGGTGCGGGCGCACCGGGACGACCCGAGAAGCCCGCTGATCGCGTCCCGGATCGCCGCCCGGCCCGCCGCCGTGTGGTTCACCGACCCCCGGCCGTGGGCCGTCACGGCGCAGGTGCGGGCGGTCACGGAGCGGGCGGGCGACCGGGTGCCGGTCCTCGTCGCGTACGCGATCCCGAACCGCGACTGCGGCGGCCCCTCGCGGGGCGGGGTGCCTCGCCTCGCCGCGTACGCCCGGTGGATCGAGCGGTTCGCGGCGGGCCTCGGCTCCCGTGCGGCCGTCGTCATCCTGGAGCCGGACGCCGTCGCGCTCGCGGACTGCCTGTCCCCGGGTGAGCGGTCGCGGCGGTTCGCGGCGCTGGCCCGCGCGGGCGCCGTCCTGAAGCGGGCGAACCCCGCGGCGCGCGTCTACTACGACGGCGGGCACTCGGGCTGGCACCGGCCCGAGCGGCAGGCGGCCGCGCTGCGCCGGGCGGGCGCGGCGTCCCCCGCCTCGTCGGACGGCGTGTTCACGAACGTGTCCAACTTCCACCGCACCGCCGCCGAAGTGGCGTACGCGCGTCGGGTCCTCACCGCCCTGGGCGGGCCGCGCGGCCTCGGCGCCGTCATCGACACCAGCCGCAACGGCAACGGCGCCCCGGCGGACGGCCGGTGGTGCGACCCCGCGGGGCGCCGCGTCGGCCGCCCGCCCACGCTGCGCACCGGCGCGGCCCGCATCGACGCCTACCTCTGGGTCAAGCTGCCCGGGGAGTCGGACGGGTGCCGGGGCAGGCCCGGCACCTTCTCGCCGGGGTACGCCTACGACTTGGCGCGCGGCTGA
- a CDS encoding DUF5995 family protein — translation MDAVVARMRALDRAWPRRDGVAVFNRVYLTVTQEVGRHVGAGAFLDVEAAVTLDVRFAERYLAAVDAVAADRRPPACWRPLFQLRRHPGVRPLQFALAGVNAHIGHDLALAVVDTCRALGCEPADLEDEFDRVGDILVSLEERVREELMPGPDVFQVADPLTHLLGSWSLERARDSAWSTARALWALRHLPAVAGELRERLDGAVGLVGRMLLTPLPD, via the coding sequence GTGGACGCGGTGGTGGCGCGCATGCGCGCCCTTGACAGGGCGTGGCCGCGCCGGGACGGCGTCGCGGTCTTCAACCGCGTGTACCTCACGGTGACTCAGGAGGTCGGCCGGCACGTCGGCGCGGGCGCGTTCCTGGACGTCGAGGCCGCCGTCACACTGGACGTCCGCTTCGCCGAGCGCTATCTGGCGGCCGTGGACGCGGTGGCCGCCGACCGGCGCCCGCCCGCCTGCTGGCGTCCGCTGTTCCAGCTCCGGCGGCATCCGGGCGTACGGCCGCTGCAGTTCGCCCTCGCGGGCGTCAACGCGCACATCGGGCACGACCTGGCGCTCGCCGTCGTCGACACCTGCCGTGCCCTCGGCTGCGAACCGGCCGACCTGGAGGACGAGTTCGACCGCGTGGGCGACATCCTCGTGTCGCTGGAGGAGCGCGTCCGCGAAGAGCTGATGCCGGGCCCCGACGTGTTCCAGGTCGCCGATCCGCTGACCCATCTGCTGGGCTCCTGGAGCCTGGAGCGGGCCCGGGACAGCGCCTGGTCGACGGCGCGCGCCCTGTGGGCCCTGCGCCATCTCCCGGCCGTCGCCGGAGAGTTGCGCGAGCGGCTCGACGGGGCGGTGGGCCTGGTGGGGCGGATGCTGCTCACTCCGCTGCCCGACTGA